A genomic window from Cupriavidus basilensis includes:
- a CDS encoding VC_2705 family sodium/solute symporter encodes MPDEQSRFRRRLLLYYGLFTIGLFVFIGMMGLLEHSSGDALWLGYVFLFVTIAIYACIGLICRTSDLNEYYVAGRRVPALFNGMAIAADWMSAASFIGLAGILFASGYEGLAYVMGWTGGYCLVAFLLAPYLRKYGGYTIPDFLAARYGNGKPGGNMPVRAIAVMAASLCSFVYLVAQIQGVGLIVTRFIGVEFAVGVFFGLAGILVCSFLGGMRAVTWTQVAQYIMLIAAFLVTVSMIAWKHHHEALPQLSYGTLLQQLDTRERSIERDPAEQAVREYYRQQAIQMQDRISRLPQSFDEERNALSARLQELRLRNAPLREIKTVERERVEFPRDIAAAQQQWNQQREEALARSQPSTPSTEPYPSPSEAERKTKRLNFVLLVFCLMLGTASLPHILTRLYTTPSVKESRNSVAWAVFFIALLYVSAPALAALVKYEFFQHLVGTPYAELPQWVVQWRKVDPPVFGIRDVNGDGIVQWAEILIQPDMIVLAAPEIAGLPYVISGLVAAGALAAALSTADGLLLTIANALSHDVFYHMGDRTASHQRRVTTAKIVLLGVALFASYVTSLRPGNILFLVGAAFSLAASSFFPVLVLAIFWRRTTAAGAVAGMVAGLGVAVYYIFVNYPFFTRMTGIFGNRWFGVDPIASGAFGVPAGFAVAILVSLLTPRNAPVIDRLVTYLRRG; translated from the coding sequence ATGCCTGATGAACAGTCGCGCTTTCGCCGACGGCTGCTGCTGTACTACGGCTTGTTCACGATAGGCCTGTTTGTCTTTATCGGCATGATGGGCCTGCTGGAGCATTCCAGCGGCGATGCGCTCTGGCTCGGTTACGTCTTCCTGTTCGTCACCATCGCCATTTATGCGTGCATCGGGCTGATCTGCCGCACCTCCGACCTCAATGAATACTATGTAGCAGGCCGGCGCGTGCCCGCGCTGTTCAACGGCATGGCGATCGCGGCCGACTGGATGAGCGCGGCATCCTTCATCGGCCTGGCCGGCATCCTGTTCGCCTCGGGCTACGAAGGGCTGGCCTACGTGATGGGCTGGACCGGCGGCTATTGCCTGGTTGCGTTCTTGCTCGCGCCCTACCTGCGCAAGTACGGCGGCTACACCATCCCCGACTTCCTCGCCGCACGCTATGGCAATGGCAAGCCCGGCGGCAACATGCCGGTGCGCGCGATTGCCGTGATGGCGGCGTCGCTATGTTCCTTCGTCTATCTGGTGGCACAGATCCAGGGGGTAGGGCTGATCGTCACGCGCTTTATCGGCGTGGAGTTCGCGGTCGGCGTGTTCTTCGGCCTGGCCGGCATCCTGGTGTGCTCCTTCCTTGGCGGCATGCGCGCGGTGACGTGGACCCAGGTCGCGCAATACATCATGCTGATCGCGGCCTTCCTGGTCACGGTCTCGATGATCGCGTGGAAGCACCATCACGAAGCGCTGCCGCAACTGAGCTATGGCACGCTGCTGCAGCAGCTCGACACGCGCGAGCGCAGCATCGAGCGCGACCCGGCCGAGCAGGCCGTGCGCGAGTACTACCGCCAGCAGGCCATCCAGATGCAGGACCGCATCTCGCGGCTGCCGCAATCGTTCGATGAGGAGCGCAATGCGCTGTCCGCGCGCCTGCAGGAGCTGCGCTTGCGAAACGCACCGCTGCGCGAGATCAAGACGGTGGAGCGCGAACGGGTCGAGTTTCCGCGCGACATAGCGGCGGCCCAGCAGCAATGGAACCAGCAGCGCGAAGAAGCCCTGGCGCGCAGCCAGCCTTCCACGCCGTCGACCGAGCCCTATCCGTCGCCCTCGGAGGCGGAGCGCAAGACCAAACGGTTGAACTTCGTGCTGCTGGTGTTCTGCCTGATGCTGGGCACCGCTAGCCTGCCACACATCCTGACGCGGCTCTACACCACACCCTCGGTCAAGGAGTCGCGCAACTCGGTGGCGTGGGCGGTGTTTTTCATTGCGCTGCTCTACGTCTCCGCACCGGCGCTGGCGGCGCTGGTCAAGTACGAGTTCTTCCAGCACCTGGTTGGCACGCCATACGCGGAACTGCCGCAGTGGGTGGTGCAGTGGCGCAAGGTCGATCCGCCGGTGTTCGGCATTCGTGATGTGAACGGCGACGGCATCGTGCAGTGGGCGGAGATCCTCATCCAGCCCGACATGATCGTGCTGGCCGCACCGGAAATCGCGGGCTTGCCTTACGTGATCTCGGGCCTGGTTGCCGCGGGCGCGCTGGCGGCCGCGCTATCCACCGCCGATGGCCTGCTGCTCACCATTGCCAACGCGCTGTCGCACGACGTTTTCTATCACATGGGCGACCGCACCGCGAGTCACCAGCGGCGTGTCACCACAGCCAAGATCGTGCTGCTGGGCGTGGCGCTGTTTGCCTCTTACGTCACCTCGCTGCGTCCGGGCAATATTCTCTTTCTCGTCGGCGCGGCCTTCTCGCTGGCCGCGTCCAGTTTCTTCCCGGTGCTGGTGCTGGCGATCTTCTGGCGCCGCACCACGGCTGCGGGCGCGGTGGCAGGCATGGTGGCCGGACTCGGTGTTGCGGTCTA
- the acs gene encoding acetate--CoA ligase has protein sequence MSAIESVMQEHRIFNPPESFAKQAAIPSMEAYQALCDEAERDYEGFWARHAREQLHWTKPFTKVLDESNAPFYKWFEDGELNASFNCLDRNLDNGNAEKVAIVFEADDGTVTRVTYRQLHAKVCQFANGLKALGIRKGDRVVIYMPMSVEGVVAMQACARLGATHSVVFGGFSAKSLQERLVDVGAVALITADEQMRGGKALPLKAIADEALALGGCEAVKSVIVYRRTGGKVNWAEGRDRWMDDVAAGQPQTCEAEPVSAEHPLFVLYTSGSTGKPKGVQHSTGGYLLWALMTMKWSFDIKPDDMFWCTADIGWVTGHTYIAYGPLAAGATQVVFEGVPTYPNAGRFWDMIARHKVSIFYTAPTAIRSLIKAAEADEKIHPRQYDLSSLRLLGTVGEPINPEAWMWYYQNIGGERCPVVDTFWQTETGGHMITPLPGATPLVPGSCTLPLPGIIAAIVDETGQDVPNGSGGILVVKRPWPSMIRTIWGDPERFKKSYFPEELGGKLYLAGDGSIRDKETGYFTIMGRIDDVLNVSGHRMGTMEIESALVSNPIVAEAAVVGRPDDMTGEAICAFVVLKRSRPNEEEAKQIAADLRNWVGKEIGPIAKPRDIRFGDNLPKTRSGKIMRRLLRSLAKNEEITQDTSTLENPAILEQLKQAQ, from the coding sequence ATGTCCGCCATCGAGTCCGTGATGCAGGAGCATCGCATTTTCAATCCCCCGGAGTCGTTTGCCAAGCAAGCCGCGATCCCCAGCATGGAGGCTTACCAGGCTTTGTGCGACGAGGCCGAGCGCGACTACGAGGGTTTCTGGGCGCGTCACGCCCGCGAGCAACTGCACTGGACCAAGCCCTTCACCAAGGTGCTGGACGAGAGCAATGCGCCGTTTTACAAGTGGTTCGAGGACGGCGAGCTCAATGCCTCCTTTAACTGCCTGGACCGCAACCTGGACAACGGCAATGCCGAGAAGGTAGCCATTGTCTTCGAGGCCGACGACGGCACCGTTACCAGGGTCACCTATCGCCAGTTGCATGCCAAGGTGTGCCAGTTTGCCAACGGCCTCAAGGCGCTGGGCATCAGGAAGGGCGACCGCGTCGTCATCTACATGCCGATGTCCGTCGAGGGCGTCGTCGCCATGCAAGCCTGCGCGCGCCTTGGCGCCACGCACTCGGTGGTGTTCGGCGGATTCTCCGCCAAGTCGCTGCAAGAGCGGCTGGTCGACGTGGGCGCGGTGGCGCTGATCACCGCAGACGAGCAGATGCGCGGCGGCAAGGCGCTGCCGCTCAAGGCCATCGCCGATGAAGCGCTGGCGCTGGGCGGCTGCGAAGCCGTGAAGAGCGTGATCGTGTACCGCCGCACGGGCGGCAAGGTCAACTGGGCCGAAGGCCGCGACCGCTGGATGGACGATGTTGCCGCTGGCCAGCCGCAGACCTGCGAGGCCGAGCCCGTCAGCGCCGAGCATCCGCTGTTCGTGCTCTACACCTCGGGCTCAACCGGCAAGCCCAAGGGCGTGCAGCACAGCACCGGCGGCTACCTGCTGTGGGCGCTGATGACGATGAAATGGAGCTTCGACATCAAGCCCGACGACATGTTCTGGTGTACCGCCGATATCGGCTGGGTCACCGGGCACACCTACATCGCCTACGGCCCGCTGGCCGCCGGCGCCACGCAGGTGGTGTTCGAAGGGGTGCCCACTTATCCCAACGCCGGCCGCTTCTGGGACATGATCGCGCGCCACAAGGTCAGCATCTTCTACACCGCGCCGACCGCGATCCGCTCGCTGATCAAGGCGGCCGAGGCCGACGAGAAGATCCATCCCAGGCAATACGACCTGTCCAGCCTGCGCCTGCTGGGCACGGTGGGCGAGCCCATCAACCCCGAAGCGTGGATGTGGTACTACCAGAATATCGGCGGCGAGCGCTGCCCGGTGGTCGACACCTTCTGGCAGACCGAGACCGGCGGCCACATGATCACGCCGCTGCCGGGCGCCACGCCGCTGGTGCCGGGCTCGTGCACCTTGCCGCTGCCGGGTATCATCGCGGCCATCGTTGACGAGACAGGGCAGGACGTGCCGAACGGCAGCGGCGGCATCCTGGTGGTCAAGCGGCCGTGGCCTTCGATGATCCGCACCATCTGGGGCGACCCGGAGCGCTTCAAGAAGAGCTATTTCCCGGAAGAACTCGGCGGCAAGCTGTACCTTGCCGGCGACGGCTCGATCCGCGACAAGGAGACCGGCTACTTCACCATCATGGGCCGTATCGACGACGTGCTCAACGTCTCGGGCCACCGCATGGGCACGATGGAAATCGAGTCCGCGCTGGTCTCCAACCCGATAGTGGCGGAAGCCGCCGTGGTGGGCCGCCCGGACGACATGACCGGCGAGGCCATCTGCGCCTTCGTGGTGCTCAAGCGCTCCCGCCCGAACGAGGAAGAGGCCAAACAGATCGCCGCCGATCTGCGCAACTGGGTGGGCAAGGAGATTGGCCCGATCGCCAAGCCCCGTGACATCCGCTTTGGCGACAACCTGCCCAAGACGCGTTCCGGCAAGATCATGCGGCGCCTGTTGCGCTCGCTGGCCAAGAACGAAGAAATCACCCAGGACACGTCCACCCTGGAAAACCCCGCCATCCTGGAGCAGTTGAAGCAGGCACAATAA
- a CDS encoding DMT family transporter: protein MPIHALLLIASMALVGSNVGLGKAIVAYVPILLFALLRFAIAIVCLAPWYRPARMRAVSRGEWLNLFLQAFFGTFLFTLLMLGGVRLTSAMAAGVITSTIPATVALLSWLILRERLSRRTVFSVLLAVAGIAVLNVARGTDHGGSGGADVGGEHALLGNLMIMGAVICESIYVILSRRLAQTLAAIEICAYTHLIGGLLMLPLGLMPLLHFDMASVPASIWWMVLWYALSASIFSFWLWMKGVRHVPAQMAGVFTAVLPIAAATYGIVFLGETPGWPHGVALACVLAGIALASWPGPLARRAWRASRTGARNAD from the coding sequence GTGCCCATCCACGCCCTCCTCCTGATTGCCTCAATGGCCCTCGTCGGCAGCAACGTCGGGCTGGGCAAGGCCATCGTCGCTTACGTACCGATCCTGCTGTTCGCGCTGCTGCGCTTCGCCATCGCCATCGTGTGCCTGGCGCCCTGGTACCGCCCCGCGCGCATGCGCGCCGTCTCACGCGGGGAATGGCTCAACCTCTTCCTGCAAGCCTTTTTCGGCACGTTCCTGTTCACGCTGCTGATGCTGGGCGGCGTACGGCTGACCAGCGCCATGGCAGCGGGCGTGATCACCAGCACCATCCCGGCGACCGTAGCCCTGCTCTCGTGGCTGATCCTGCGCGAACGGCTATCGCGGCGTACCGTGTTCTCGGTCTTGCTGGCGGTGGCGGGCATCGCGGTGCTGAACGTGGCGCGGGGCACGGACCACGGCGGCAGCGGCGGTGCCGATGTCGGCGGCGAGCATGCGCTGCTCGGTAACCTGATGATCATGGGCGCGGTGATCTGCGAATCGATCTACGTGATCCTCTCGCGGCGGCTGGCGCAAACCCTGGCGGCCATCGAGATCTGCGCCTATACGCACTTGATCGGCGGGCTGCTGATGCTGCCACTGGGCCTGATGCCGCTGCTGCATTTCGACATGGCATCGGTTCCGGCTAGCATATGGTGGATGGTGCTCTGGTATGCGCTGTCGGCCAGCATCTTCTCGTTCTGGCTGTGGATGAAAGGCGTGCGCCATGTGCCTGCACAGATGGCGGGCGTGTTCACCGCGGTGCTGCCGATCGCGGCCGCCACCTACGGCATCGTGTTCCTCGGGGAGACGCCGGGCTGGCCGCACGGCGTGGCGCTCGCCTGTGTGCTGGCCGGCATCGCGCTGGCGAGCTGGCCCGGACCGCTGGCCCGCCGCGCGTGGCGCGCCAGCAGGACAGGGGCGCGCAACGCCGACTAG
- a CDS encoding sensor histidine kinase → MKNPFNTLFGRMAVLSVSVLVIVHLGWTALMFHLRPHGQADGMARGIVLALGTLDGRPGAGAERNPGAAIRLAALGTEPAAGPLPEHGPLRHLLRELRQGLPAGSELRVDQAWPPHLWARLPGQSRWAVMALDMRPPPLPPFVFETTGMLVAAILLSLFVAWQMQRPIARVAGAARELGNGGSAALIPVTGPSELRYLAESFNDMMRRQAESRENQAVMLAGVAHDLKSPLTRLRLRADVLADTAERGGFVQDIDSITHIVNQFLEYANESPDPGPAIEVDAFLRQQFSGALFQLRLDAGPRFVLPRTLVDRMVTNLVDNALEYGMPPIQIETRLEGEHWHIVIRDHGEGMPDAQVEVAMRPFARLDTSRGGDGHCGLGLAIVSRLVERMGGKCLARNAPGGGFQVCLVLPAPQPPEHPVA, encoded by the coding sequence ATGAAGAATCCGTTCAATACGCTGTTTGGGCGCATGGCGGTGCTATCCGTCTCCGTGCTCGTCATTGTCCATCTGGGCTGGACCGCGCTGATGTTTCACCTGCGCCCGCATGGCCAGGCGGACGGCATGGCACGGGGCATCGTGCTGGCGCTGGGCACGCTCGACGGGAGGCCGGGCGCCGGCGCGGAGCGCAATCCAGGCGCCGCCATCCGGCTTGCCGCCCTTGGCACCGAGCCCGCCGCCGGCCCGTTGCCAGAGCATGGGCCCTTGCGCCATCTGCTGCGCGAACTTCGGCAAGGGCTTCCGGCGGGGTCGGAGCTGCGAGTGGACCAGGCATGGCCGCCGCACCTGTGGGCGCGCCTTCCCGGGCAGTCCCGCTGGGCGGTCATGGCACTGGACATGCGGCCGCCGCCATTGCCGCCGTTCGTCTTTGAAACCACGGGCATGCTGGTCGCGGCGATCCTGCTGTCCCTGTTCGTGGCATGGCAGATGCAGCGCCCGATCGCCCGCGTGGCCGGTGCCGCGCGCGAGCTTGGCAATGGCGGGAGCGCGGCGCTGATTCCGGTGACGGGCCCGTCCGAGTTGCGCTATCTGGCCGAGTCCTTCAACGACATGATGCGCAGGCAGGCGGAGAGCCGCGAGAACCAGGCGGTCATGCTTGCCGGCGTGGCGCACGACCTGAAGTCGCCGCTGACCCGGCTGCGCCTGCGCGCCGACGTGCTCGCGGACACCGCTGAGCGCGGTGGCTTTGTGCAGGACATCGACTCGATCACGCATATCGTCAACCAGTTCCTGGAGTACGCGAACGAGAGTCCCGACCCCGGCCCGGCCATCGAAGTCGATGCCTTCCTGCGCCAGCAGTTTTCCGGCGCGTTGTTTCAGTTGCGCCTGGACGCCGGACCGCGGTTCGTGTTGCCGCGCACGCTGGTGGACCGGATGGTCACCAACCTGGTGGACAACGCGCTGGAGTACGGCATGCCGCCGATCCAGATCGAGACCCGGCTGGAGGGCGAGCACTGGCATATCGTGATACGCGACCATGGCGAGGGCATGCCGGATGCGCAGGTCGAGGTGGCGATGCGTCCATTCGCGCGGCTGGATACCTCGCGCGGCGGCGACGGCCATTGTGGCCTTGGGCTGGCGATCGTCAGCCGCCTGGTGGAGCGCATGGGGGGCAAATGCCTCGCTCGCAATGCGCCCGGGGGCGGTTTCCAGGTTTGCCTCGTGCTGCCCGCGCCGCAACCACCAGAGCATCCGGTGGCATGA
- a CDS encoding response regulator, translating into MTPHVLLVDDDPVACDLLSRILLSSGMTVSVLHDGYDLSRRLTQERPSVVLLDIMMPRKDGLSALQEVRAGGDDVPMIFLSARGEAADRAAGLELGADDYLPKPFCSRELLARIHAVLRRRPQAPGSAPEQRHSYSFGPFDVDFSARILTRDGERLPLRDTEFAMLKVFTGHPMKVLSRARLHDRLYGSDMHFRDRSLDVPAWRLRRVIEEDPSVPRYIQTVRGRGYVFVPGLDTFCAEEADDLDEAPDA; encoded by the coding sequence ATGACTCCTCACGTGCTTCTCGTCGACGACGACCCCGTCGCCTGTGACCTGCTGTCACGCATCCTGCTATCGAGCGGCATGACGGTGTCGGTGCTGCATGACGGCTACGACTTGTCGCGCCGGCTCACGCAAGAGAGGCCATCGGTGGTGCTGCTCGATATCATGATGCCGCGCAAGGATGGGCTGAGCGCGTTGCAGGAGGTGCGCGCTGGCGGTGACGATGTGCCCATGATTTTCCTGTCGGCGCGCGGCGAGGCCGCCGACCGTGCCGCGGGCCTGGAACTTGGCGCCGACGATTACCTGCCCAAGCCCTTCTGCTCGCGCGAATTGCTGGCGCGGATCCACGCGGTGCTGCGCCGCCGCCCGCAGGCCCCGGGGAGCGCGCCGGAGCAGCGTCACTCTTACAGTTTTGGCCCGTTCGACGTCGATTTTTCCGCCCGCATCCTGACGCGCGACGGCGAGCGGCTGCCTTTGCGCGATACGGAATTCGCCATGCTCAAGGTCTTCACCGGCCACCCGATGAAGGTGCTTTCGCGCGCCCGGCTGCACGACCGTCTCTATGGCTCCGACATGCATTTTCGCGACCGCAGCCTGGATGTGCCGGCCTGGCGCTTGCGCCGCGTGATCGAGGAGGATCCATCCGTGCCTCGTTACATCCAGACCGTGCGGGGCCGCGGCTACGTCTTCGTCCCCGGGCTCGACACGTTCTGCGCCGAAGAAGCCGACGACCTCGACGAAGCGCCGGACGCATGA
- a CDS encoding fumarate hydratase has protein sequence MTVIKQEDLIQSVADSLQYISYYHPMDYITSLGRAYELEQSPAAKDAIAQILTNSRMCAEGKRPICQDTGIVTIFVKVGMDVRWDDATMGLSDMINEGVRRGYTNPDNVLRASIVSPPEGGRKNTKDNTPAVIHYEVVPGNTVDIQVAAKGGGSENKSKFVMLNPSDSIVDWVLKTVPTMGAGWCPPGMLGIGIGGTAEKAMVMAKESLMDPIDIQDVIARGPQDWIEEMRVELYEKVNALGIGAQGLGGLATVLDVKIMGYPTHAASKPVAMIPNCAATRHVHFTLDGSGPAKLEAPDLSAWPKVEWAPNTETSKRVDLNTLTPAEVASWKPGQTLLLNGKMLTGRDAAHKRIADMLAKGEKLPVDFTNRVIYYVGPVDPVRDEAVGPAGPTTATRMDKFTEMMLAETGLISMIGKAERGPVAIEAIKKHKSAYLMAVGGAAYLVAKAIRHAKVVGFEDLGMEAIYEFDVKDMPVTVAVDSEGTSVHKTGPAEWQAKIGKIPVAAL, from the coding sequence ATGACTGTCATCAAACAAGAAGACCTCATCCAGAGCGTCGCCGACTCCCTGCAATACATCAGCTATTACCACCCGATGGACTACATCACCAGCCTGGGCCGTGCCTATGAGCTGGAGCAGAGTCCCGCGGCCAAGGATGCGATCGCGCAGATCCTGACCAACAGCCGCATGTGCGCTGAAGGCAAGCGCCCGATCTGCCAGGACACCGGCATCGTGACGATCTTCGTCAAGGTTGGCATGGATGTGCGCTGGGATGACGCCACCATGGGCCTGTCGGACATGATCAACGAAGGCGTGCGCCGCGGCTACACCAACCCGGACAACGTGCTGCGCGCGTCCATCGTGAGCCCGCCCGAAGGTGGCCGCAAGAACACCAAGGACAACACCCCGGCCGTGATCCACTACGAAGTGGTGCCGGGCAACACGGTGGATATCCAGGTGGCGGCCAAGGGCGGCGGCTCGGAGAACAAGTCGAAGTTCGTCATGCTCAACCCGTCCGACTCCATCGTCGACTGGGTGCTCAAGACCGTGCCGACCATGGGCGCTGGCTGGTGCCCGCCGGGCATGCTGGGCATCGGCATCGGCGGCACCGCCGAGAAGGCCATGGTCATGGCCAAGGAATCGCTGATGGACCCGATCGACATCCAGGACGTGATCGCTCGCGGCCCGCAGGATTGGATCGAGGAAATGCGCGTCGAGCTGTACGAGAAGGTCAATGCGCTGGGCATCGGCGCGCAAGGCCTGGGCGGCCTGGCCACCGTGCTGGACGTCAAGATCATGGGCTACCCCACCCACGCTGCCTCCAAGCCGGTGGCGATGATCCCGAACTGCGCGGCCACCCGCCATGTGCACTTCACGCTGGACGGCAGCGGCCCGGCCAAGCTCGAAGCGCCTGACCTGTCGGCCTGGCCGAAGGTCGAGTGGGCACCAAACACCGAGACCTCCAAGCGCGTCGACCTGAACACGCTGACGCCGGCGGAAGTCGCCTCGTGGAAGCCGGGCCAGACCCTGCTGCTCAACGGCAAGATGCTGACCGGCCGCGACGCCGCGCACAAGCGCATCGCCGACATGCTGGCCAAGGGCGAAAAGCTGCCGGTGGACTTCACCAACCGCGTGATCTACTACGTGGGCCCGGTCGATCCGGTGCGCGATGAGGCCGTCGGCCCGGCAGGTCCCACCACCGCTACCCGCATGGACAAGTTCACCGAGATGATGCTGGCCGAAACCGGCCTGATCTCGATGATCGGCAAGGCCGAGCGCGGCCCGGTGGCGATCGAGGCCATCAAGAAGCACAAATCTGCCTACCTGATGGCAGTCGGCGGCGCGGCCTACCTGGTGGCCAAGGCTATCCGGCACGCCAAGGTGGTCGGCTTCGAAGACCTGGGCATGGAAGCCATCTACGAGTTCGACGTCAAGGACATGCCCGTGACGGTGGCCGTGGACAGCGAAGGCACCTCGGTGCACAAGACCGGCCCCGCCGAATGGCAAGCCAAGATCGGCAAGATCCCGGTCGCTGCGCTGTAA
- the murI gene encoding glutamate racemase, with protein sequence MNNAPIGIFDSGLGGLSVLREIRALLPQESLIYVADSKYAPYGEKPEHFVEARTLQVCEWLVAQGCKALVIACNTATMHAVQTLREKLALPIIGVEPGLKPAAAASRSKVVGVLATGNTLKSAKFGRLLASLEGESRFLCEAGVGLVPLIEQGDVDGPAVREKLTTYLTPMLEAGADTLVLGCTHYPFLSDTVRELVGDRLTLVDTGDAIARQLRRKLAEHDMAASADAVPSDRYTSTKDAAHLRAMAAALLHVDAPAETLVIEPAPAFD encoded by the coding sequence GTGAACAACGCACCCATTGGCATCTTTGATTCCGGCCTCGGCGGCCTGTCCGTGTTGCGCGAAATCCGTGCCCTGCTCCCGCAGGAATCGCTGATCTACGTAGCCGACTCGAAGTACGCGCCCTATGGCGAGAAGCCCGAGCATTTTGTCGAGGCGCGCACGCTGCAGGTTTGCGAATGGCTGGTGGCACAGGGCTGCAAGGCCCTGGTGATCGCCTGCAACACGGCGACCATGCATGCGGTGCAAACGCTGCGCGAAAAGCTGGCGCTGCCGATCATCGGCGTCGAGCCCGGCCTGAAACCCGCCGCCGCTGCCAGCCGCAGCAAAGTGGTTGGCGTGCTGGCCACGGGTAACACATTGAAGAGCGCAAAGTTCGGCCGGCTGCTTGCCTCCTTGGAAGGCGAGAGTCGCTTCCTCTGCGAGGCTGGCGTCGGGCTGGTGCCGCTGATCGAGCAAGGCGATGTGGATGGCCCGGCCGTGCGCGAGAAACTCACCACCTACCTGACGCCCATGCTCGAGGCCGGCGCCGATACGCTGGTACTTGGCTGCACCCACTACCCCTTCCTGTCGGACACCGTGCGTGAACTGGTGGGCGATCGTTTGACGCTGGTCGATACCGGTGACGCGATCGCGCGGCAACTTCGGCGCAAGCTGGCCGAGCACGACATGGCTGCGAGCGCCGACGCGGTGCCCAGCGACCGCTACACCTCGACCAAGGATGCCGCCCATCTGCGCGCCATGGCCGCGGCGCTGCTGCATGTGGACGCGCCCGCGGAAACCCTGGTGATCGAGCCCGCGCCGGCATTCGACTGA